In the Vibrio sp. FE10 genome, TAAGAACACAATTGTGATCTAAACCCTTCGTAATCAGCACTTTGCGGGAGCTGGTAGAGACCCCCAAACCATATCATTGGGGTTATACGAAGCAAACGGTTGCTACTATACAGCGTTCAGTCGGAATTTCACTAACCATTTACTCAATAAGCTAATAAGAGTTTGGCACACGAGAGCGAGTTTATTCAGAACAACATTCGACTCTTGGGTTGACACGCTTAGGTTGACACACTTAAGTTATTACCACTATTTTTGTCTTAAACAACCAATGACGGTCAATATGATAGATAACCAATTCGATAGCTTTGAAGATTTGCTTTCCCACCAAACCAACATTTTGACCGCTTGCCAACCCAAAGATTTCGATAGCACTTTTTCCTTACTAGCAAGAGAAGCGCTCGCTTGGTTTAAGCTCGACAGGCTTACCCTATTTCCAAACTCTATGATTCTTTTGGACACAGGCAAGAGTATTTCCGTATCAAAAACAGACACTCCGCCGCTTGAAATGGAACGCTTTCTAAAAGGTAACTATCTTGATTACCTTAAGCTTTTGCGTTCAAAAGAGTGTTGGCAACTATTCCCAGAAGAGACACTTGAGAACCACAAGATAGACCCGTTACGTGTACTTTACGAAGAAGGTGCGAATTGGCATGGGATTGTGAGCCTTTCATTATTTGGACAACAATGGGGCGCTATCGGCTTCTCACGCTTCAACCGCTACGACACGCCTATTGAAACGACGGACATGACGCGAATCAAGCTGCTCAGTGATATTTGGCTCTGCTTTTGGCAACACTCTAAAATGACGCGCAGTGTAACCAGTGACGAAGCCGACAATATTAACGAAAGCGAAAAGCTGTTATTGCTGACCAAAAAGCAATGTACGGTTCTGACTCAACTGGCCCAAGGTTATACGGCAAAACAATGTGCCGAGATTCTGTTTCTGAGCCCACGAACGATTGAATCCCACAAATACCGCATGTTAGATATTTTAGAACTCGATAATCACACTGAACTGATTCAATTTGCACTGCGCAACGGTTTTGGGATCGACAATAAGTAGCCCTATCATCAAAAGTAATCCTGTCATTCAACATGCCTTCCCAATCAATATAACGTCTCAGATAACATAAAGCCCCAAACAACGAACTGTTTAGGGCTTTGAGCTATTGCTATTGCATTCGCTATTTCAAACCGGACGGGTCACTAATAATCAAAGGTAGTCAGGTCTAATTCTCGACATCATCAACATATCAATGTATTTCCCGCCTTTGAATGTGCTCAGCCTTTTGGTGCCTTCTAATTGAAAACCGACGCCTTCATAAAGAGCAATCGCACCGTGATTATCGGCATGAACCTCTAACTCAAGTCGAACAAGATTGAGCCAGTTATCGGCTTGGTTGATTGCTTCTTGCATTAAGGTCTTACCGACCCCTTTGCCGTGCATATCCGGATTAATCGCTATCGCAAGGCCAGCGCAATGCCTGTCTCTTACCTTCGTCGTCATAAATAAAGTAATGTGGCCGACGACTTTGCCAGACACTTCCGCAACTAAAGTAAAATGGTCTGAGTGACCAAAAAGTCGCTCCACTTGGTCAGAGCTAAGGAAAGGCTTTTGAGAAGTATTCTCTAATACTGACGAGTGTCGATAAATATCAAAAATATCTTGGTTGTCGGTGGATTCAAGATGTCTAATTTGTATTTCCAAAGCGCTTCCTTATTATCTGATCCTAGATTTAAACTATTTTTCATATTACGGATAGCAGCGAGCACCTACAACCTTAAAGATTATAAGTGCTCGAAATAATTAAACAGATAATAAAAATTAACTAAATCCTAGCTTTAGATAACCATTCACAATGCCTAACCCTTAGAATTTATAGTCGACACCAACGCTCGCGAGTACCTGTTCGGAACTATAAAAGTCGATATTGGAATCAATCGTTCTTAAACCCAGTAAGGTGATAAACGACCAATCTTCATAGCCCATCAAGCCACCAAATTCATAAGCTAAAAATGCACCGTATTCGTTCTCTTCTCGAGTTTTTCCATAAATAGGATTCGCTTCATCGTACTGACGATCACTGGCATCCAATGTGACAACAAAGCCATGACGACCGATTCTCTTCGCGTAATTCAA is a window encoding:
- a CDS encoding response regulator transcription factor — translated: MIDNQFDSFEDLLSHQTNILTACQPKDFDSTFSLLAREALAWFKLDRLTLFPNSMILLDTGKSISVSKTDTPPLEMERFLKGNYLDYLKLLRSKECWQLFPEETLENHKIDPLRVLYEEGANWHGIVSLSLFGQQWGAIGFSRFNRYDTPIETTDMTRIKLLSDIWLCFWQHSKMTRSVTSDEADNINESEKLLLLTKKQCTVLTQLAQGYTAKQCAEILFLSPRTIESHKYRMLDILELDNHTELIQFALRNGFGIDNK
- a CDS encoding GNAT family N-acetyltransferase, whose translation is MEIQIRHLESTDNQDIFDIYRHSSVLENTSQKPFLSSDQVERLFGHSDHFTLVAEVSGKVVGHITLFMTTKVRDRHCAGLAIAINPDMHGKGVGKTLMQEAINQADNWLNLVRLELEVHADNHGAIALYEGVGFQLEGTKRLSTFKGGKYIDMLMMSRIRPDYL